From Rubrivirga sp. SAORIC476, a single genomic window includes:
- a CDS encoding TetR/AcrR family transcriptional regulator — MEISSPLSAVPSRRERERLARRLAMLDAALAVFGEKGFEGATLDEIADRAEFGKGTLYNYFPGGKEELYHALFEERVVEGLHRVVEATLPADRPLGTREDAREAFRDFIHGLLAHFESNRSVLRLFMTEGPRAFHDPDRMAEVLQLFATFTAAVAGAVERAVDSGALRALPALPVAHLLIGNVRGLLMAHAAHDCAPAGLPTLPPLDSATTAEFITTVLFDGLLTPAVDAPSPDA, encoded by the coding sequence TTGGAGATCTCGTCCCCTCTCTCTGCCGTCCCCAGCCGTCGCGAGCGCGAGCGGCTGGCACGCCGCCTGGCGATGTTGGACGCAGCGCTCGCCGTGTTCGGGGAGAAGGGCTTCGAGGGGGCCACGCTCGATGAGATCGCCGACCGCGCCGAGTTCGGCAAGGGGACGCTCTACAACTACTTCCCCGGCGGCAAGGAGGAACTCTACCACGCCCTCTTCGAGGAGCGCGTCGTCGAGGGCCTCCACCGTGTGGTCGAGGCGACGCTTCCTGCCGACCGTCCGCTCGGCACGCGCGAGGACGCCCGCGAGGCCTTCCGCGACTTCATCCACGGTCTCCTCGCGCACTTCGAGAGCAACCGCTCGGTGCTGCGTCTCTTCATGACCGAGGGGCCGCGCGCCTTCCACGACCCGGACCGGATGGCGGAGGTGCTCCAGCTGTTCGCCACGTTCACGGCTGCCGTCGCCGGTGCCGTCGAGCGCGCCGTGGACAGCGGGGCGCTCCGGGCGCTGCCCGCGCTGCCCGTCGCCCACCTCCTCATCGGCAACGTGCGGGGGCTCCTGATGGCCCACGCCGCCCACGACTGCGCGCCGGCCGGGCTCCCCACCCTGCCGCCGCTCGACTCGGCCACGACCGCCGAGTTCATCACGACCGTCCTCTTCGACGGGC
- a CDS encoding gluconate 2-dehydrogenase subunit 3 family protein — protein MPPISRRDALRKLAVVAAAPALLSACRGEDVAGSAMRHAASGGAMQPAVGAAPTFFTPHEFETVRTLAGIVIPADERGPSAAETGTPELIDWVMTDELLGDPTNRQTLIRGGLAWLDAEARDLGAASFVEASDDQQRQLLDRIAYPESATPADEAGVSFFSLFRNYVATGYFSSPQGIEDLGYLGNVARTEWTGCPDDANAFAARTV, from the coding sequence ATGCCTCCGATCTCCCGCCGCGACGCCCTCCGCAAGCTCGCCGTCGTCGCGGCGGCTCCTGCGCTGCTATCCGCCTGTCGGGGCGAGGACGTAGCCGGGTCGGCCATGCGGCACGCGGCGAGCGGGGGAGCCATGCAGCCCGCCGTCGGCGCGGCGCCGACGTTCTTCACGCCCCACGAGTTCGAGACCGTCCGCACGCTGGCCGGGATCGTGATCCCCGCCGACGAGCGGGGGCCGAGCGCGGCTGAGACCGGCACGCCCGAACTGATCGACTGGGTGATGACGGACGAACTCCTCGGTGACCCCACCAACCGACAGACGCTGATCCGCGGAGGCCTGGCCTGGCTCGACGCCGAGGCGCGCGATCTCGGCGCGGCGTCCTTCGTAGAGGCCTCCGACGACCAGCAGCGGCAGTTGCTCGACCGGATCGCGTACCCGGAGTCCGCCACCCCGGCGGACGAGGCGGGCGTGTCGTTCTTCAGCCTCTTCCGTAACTACGTCGCCACGGGCTACTTCTCCAGCCCGCAGGGCATCGAGGACCTGGGCTACCTCGGCAACGTCGCGCGGACCGAGTGGACGGGCTGCCCGGACGACGCCAACGCCTTCGCCGCACGGACGGTCTGA
- a CDS encoding GMC family oxidoreductase: MQIIEPSETYDVCIVGSGAGGSMAAKVLAEGGAKVVLLEAGQPWSIDDADMLRWNYESPRRGASTTKRPFGEFDACDGGWEIEGEPYSAAEGTDWRWWRARMIGGRTNHWGRISLRFGPDDFRGKTLDGYGDDWPIGYDDIAPYYDKVDRLVGIFGNRDGFPNEPDGQFLPPPEPRCYEKRVMRGAESIGIPVLSSRLSILTRPLGDRPACHYCGQCNRGCSVGANFSAGRVLLDPALATGNLTVITGAMAREVLTDAEGRATGVSYVDTGTLEAYEVKADIVVLAASACESARLLLNSTSARHPNGLANSSDVVGRYLMDTVGAGASAFVPALANQPAHNCDGVGGMHIYIPWWLHDQHASLDFPRGYHLETWGGRGMPGFGYGWGIENANADFPGERSRGGGGYGAQLKDDYRRVYAARVGFAGRGEMIARADNRCWIDEGSVDKYGIPTLTFDVTWGDEEIRQARHMQMAAREILESIGGEIDEMPTEETQYGISKPGEIIHEAGCVRMGDDPATSALNGFCQAHDADNVFVVDAATFVSQPHKNTTWSILALSWRAADYILDQRRQRNV, from the coding sequence TCGTGGGGTCGGGCGCGGGCGGCAGCATGGCCGCTAAGGTGCTGGCCGAGGGCGGCGCCAAGGTGGTCCTTCTGGAAGCCGGCCAGCCGTGGTCCATCGACGACGCGGACATGCTGCGGTGGAACTACGAGTCGCCGAGGCGGGGCGCCTCGACCACCAAGCGGCCGTTCGGCGAGTTCGACGCGTGCGACGGCGGCTGGGAGATCGAGGGCGAGCCCTACAGCGCCGCCGAGGGCACCGACTGGCGGTGGTGGCGCGCGCGCATGATCGGTGGGCGCACGAACCACTGGGGCCGCATCTCCCTCCGCTTCGGGCCCGACGACTTCCGCGGCAAGACGCTCGACGGCTACGGCGACGACTGGCCCATCGGCTACGACGACATCGCGCCGTATTACGACAAGGTGGACCGGCTCGTGGGCATCTTCGGCAACCGCGACGGCTTCCCCAACGAGCCCGACGGCCAGTTCCTGCCGCCTCCCGAGCCGCGCTGCTACGAGAAGCGCGTCATGCGCGGCGCCGAGTCCATCGGCATCCCCGTGCTGTCGTCGCGGCTCTCGATCCTGACCCGGCCGCTCGGCGACCGCCCGGCGTGCCACTACTGCGGCCAGTGCAACCGCGGCTGCTCGGTGGGCGCCAACTTCTCGGCCGGGCGCGTCCTGCTGGACCCCGCGCTGGCGACCGGCAACCTGACCGTGATCACGGGCGCGATGGCGCGCGAGGTGCTCACCGACGCCGAGGGCCGCGCGACCGGCGTCTCGTACGTCGACACGGGAACCCTGGAGGCCTACGAGGTCAAGGCCGACATCGTGGTGCTGGCCGCCTCGGCGTGCGAGTCGGCACGGCTGCTGCTGAACTCGACGAGCGCGCGGCACCCCAACGGGCTCGCCAACTCGAGCGACGTGGTGGGGCGCTACCTCATGGACACCGTCGGCGCGGGCGCGTCGGCGTTCGTCCCGGCGCTGGCCAACCAGCCCGCCCACAACTGCGACGGCGTCGGCGGGATGCACATCTACATCCCGTGGTGGCTGCATGACCAGCACGCCAGCCTCGACTTCCCGCGCGGCTACCACCTCGAAACGTGGGGCGGGCGCGGGATGCCGGGCTTCGGCTACGGCTGGGGCATCGAGAACGCCAACGCCGACTTTCCTGGAGAGCGCTCCCGAGGCGGAGGGGGCTACGGCGCCCAACTCAAGGACGACTACCGCCGCGTCTACGCCGCGCGCGTCGGCTTCGCGGGACGCGGCGAGATGATCGCCCGCGCCGACAATCGCTGCTGGATCGACGAGGGCTCGGTGGACAAGTACGGCATCCCGACCCTCACCTTCGACGTGACGTGGGGCGACGAGGAGATCCGGCAGGCCCGTCACATGCAGATGGCAGCGCGCGAGATTCTGGAGTCCATCGGCGGCGAGATCGACGAGATGCCGACCGAGGAGACGCAGTACGGCATCTCGAAACCGGGCGAGATCATCCACGAGGCCGGCTGCGTCCGCATGGGCGACGACCCGGCGACCTCGGCGCTCAACGGCTTCTGCCAAGCCCACGACGCCGACAACGTGTTCGTGGTCGACGCGGCCACCTTCGTCTCGCAGCCCCACAAGAACACGACCTGGTCCATCCTCGCGCTCTCGTGGCGCGCGGCGGACTACATCCTCGACCAGCGCCGCCAGCGCAACGTGTGA